In a genomic window of Elusimicrobiota bacterium:
- a CDS encoding FKBP-type peptidyl-prolyl cis-trans isomerase, whose translation MRLGLAAVLLLAACSREGRVPPGAAVALDYELTSGGTVIESNVGREFLTVIQGDGNLPGPVDEALVGMRKGEEKVLVLTPDQGFGPVDPDKIRTIPLEKFGVLAKDIAPGKVVAGAKGGKAAEGRVVKVSDGAATLDFNHPLAGKALRYKIKVVEIR comes from the coding sequence GTGAGGCTCGGCCTCGCCGCCGTCCTGCTCCTGGCCGCCTGCTCCCGCGAGGGGCGCGTGCCTCCCGGCGCGGCCGTCGCGCTCGATTACGAGCTGACCTCCGGCGGGACCGTGATCGAGTCGAACGTCGGCCGCGAGTTCCTGACCGTGATCCAGGGCGACGGCAACCTCCCCGGCCCCGTGGACGAGGCCCTCGTGGGCATGAGGAAGGGGGAGGAGAAGGTGCTCGTGTTGACGCCCGACCAGGGTTTCGGCCCCGTCGACCCGGATAAGATCCGGACGATCCCGCTCGAGAAGTTCGGCGTCCTGGCCAAGGATATCGCCCCCGGCAAGGTCGTCGCCGGCGCCAAGGGCGGCAAGGCGGCCGAAGGCCGCGTCGTGAAGGTTTCGGACGGCGCCGCGACCCTCGACTTCAACCACCCCCTCGCGGGGAAGGCCCTGCGCTACAAGATCAAGGTCGTCGAGATCCGCTGA
- a CDS encoding AMP-binding protein encodes MSETATATDLGSRLLDNAKRLGDQPALIHHETITSFAELGKDVELLAHGFLRAGLKKNDRVAVLIPPSRDFFATAFALFRAGVTPVLVDPGIGFSNMGRCLSEAAPDAFVGSAKAHLARAIGGWAPTARIKIVAGGPSLGLPTLETMRELGRARTLDLPAVPPDGRAAILFTSGSTGAPKGAVYEHSMFSAQVDQLRELFDIKEGELSLATFPLFGLFDAALGQTVVIPDMDFTRPGLVDPMAIIVPIQKYRIHQLFGSPALLDRVGRFGVPHGIALPTLVRVMSAGAPAPAKTLALFSRMLNPNVPIYTPYGATEALPVALTSSVEILEETAARTLRGEGVCVGRPVKGIEAAVIRIEDGPIKTWSEDLRVPRGRIGEIAVKGPVVTGEYFRRVEDMAKAKIGDAQGFWHRMGDLGYYDELGRLWFCGRKAHRVKTKEGEHYTICVEGVFNAHPKVKRSALVGVGLDPVLCVELEPGTDPTDALKADILNLPGRPEFTRDIKDILFHPSFPVDTRHNAKINREALAVWAGRRLE; translated from the coding sequence ATGAGCGAGACGGCGACCGCGACGGACCTGGGCTCGCGCCTCCTCGACAACGCCAAGCGTCTGGGCGACCAGCCCGCGCTGATCCACCACGAGACCATCACCTCCTTCGCGGAGCTGGGCAAGGACGTCGAGCTGCTGGCCCACGGCTTCCTGCGCGCCGGGCTCAAGAAGAACGACCGCGTGGCCGTGCTCATCCCGCCGTCGCGGGACTTCTTCGCGACGGCCTTCGCTTTGTTCCGCGCCGGGGTGACGCCGGTGCTCGTGGACCCGGGCATCGGCTTCTCGAACATGGGGCGGTGCCTGTCGGAGGCGGCGCCGGACGCGTTCGTCGGCTCGGCCAAGGCGCACCTGGCAAGGGCCATCGGCGGCTGGGCCCCCACGGCGCGCATCAAGATCGTGGCCGGGGGGCCCTCGCTCGGCCTGCCCACGCTCGAGACGATGCGCGAGCTCGGCCGCGCGCGCACGCTCGACCTCCCGGCCGTGCCGCCCGACGGCCGGGCCGCGATCCTATTCACCTCGGGAAGCACCGGCGCCCCCAAGGGCGCGGTGTACGAGCACTCGATGTTCTCCGCGCAGGTGGACCAGCTCCGCGAGCTGTTCGACATCAAGGAGGGGGAGCTCTCGCTGGCGACCTTCCCGCTGTTCGGCCTGTTCGACGCGGCCTTGGGGCAGACCGTCGTGATCCCCGACATGGACTTCACCCGCCCCGGCTTGGTGGACCCGATGGCGATCATCGTCCCGATCCAGAAATACCGGATCCACCAGCTGTTCGGCTCCCCGGCTTTGCTCGACCGCGTCGGACGGTTCGGGGTGCCGCACGGGATCGCGCTCCCCACGCTCGTGCGCGTGATGTCGGCGGGGGCGCCGGCGCCGGCGAAGACCTTGGCCCTGTTCTCGAGGATGCTGAACCCGAACGTGCCCATCTACACGCCGTACGGCGCGACCGAGGCTTTGCCCGTCGCGCTCACCTCCTCCGTCGAGATCCTGGAGGAGACGGCGGCCAGGACGTTGCGAGGAGAAGGGGTGTGCGTGGGCCGGCCCGTGAAGGGCATCGAGGCCGCCGTCATCCGCATCGAGGACGGCCCGATCAAGACCTGGTCGGAGGACCTGCGCGTGCCGCGCGGGCGGATCGGGGAGATCGCGGTGAAGGGCCCCGTCGTGACCGGCGAGTACTTCCGGCGCGTGGAGGACATGGCGAAGGCCAAGATCGGCGACGCCCAGGGCTTCTGGCACCGGATGGGGGACCTCGGCTACTACGACGAGCTGGGGCGGCTGTGGTTCTGCGGACGCAAGGCTCACCGCGTGAAGACGAAGGAGGGGGAGCACTATACGATCTGCGTCGAAGGCGTGTTCAACGCGCATCCGAAGGTGAAGAGGTCGGCGCTCGTCGGCGTCGGCCTTGACCCCGTGCTGTGCGTGGAGCTCGAGCCCGGAACGGACCCCACCGACGCCCTCAAAGCCGACATTTTGAACCTTCCGGGAAGACCGGAATTCACGAGGGACATCAAGGACATCCTGTTCCATCCGTCGTTCCCCGTCGACACCCGGCACAACGCGAAGATCAACCGCGAGGCTCTGGCGGTCTGGGCCGGGCGGCGGCTGGAGTGA
- a CDS encoding 3-oxoacyl-ACP synthase III → MRYNRVTLDGLAYELAPNVVTSSELEKRIQPVYAALRFQVGQIEALTGIRERRWWDPGFKLSDGASRAGKKALEKAGVKPSDLGVVVYAGVCKESSEPATACAVASKLGVSKDCAVFDISNACLGVLSGMIDVANRIELGQIKAGLVVSCESAREINEAMIKSMLANPTMEHFKLSVATLTGGSGAVGVVLTDGTFGKTGPKLLGGTVQAAPQHWDLCQWDRDFMRTDAPAVLKNGMELAKLTWQSFAKVMGWTSATMDKTITHQVGGPQTTALLTACGVGADKDFPTYEFLGNIGTVSLPLTAALADERGFLNKGDRVGFIGIGSGLNCMMLGLEW, encoded by the coding sequence ATGCGATATAACCGAGTGACCCTTGATGGTTTGGCTTATGAGCTCGCCCCCAACGTCGTCACCTCCTCCGAGCTCGAGAAGCGCATACAGCCCGTCTACGCCGCGCTCCGCTTCCAGGTCGGCCAGATCGAGGCCCTGACCGGCATCCGCGAGCGGCGCTGGTGGGATCCCGGCTTCAAGCTCTCCGACGGCGCCTCGCGCGCCGGCAAAAAGGCGCTCGAGAAGGCCGGCGTGAAGCCCTCCGACCTCGGCGTCGTCGTCTACGCCGGCGTCTGCAAGGAATCCTCCGAGCCCGCGACCGCCTGCGCCGTGGCCTCTAAGCTCGGCGTGAGCAAGGACTGCGCCGTCTTCGACATCAGCAACGCCTGCCTGGGCGTGCTGTCCGGCATGATCGACGTCGCCAACCGCATCGAGCTCGGCCAGATCAAGGCCGGCCTCGTCGTCTCCTGCGAGTCGGCCCGCGAGATCAACGAGGCGATGATCAAGTCTATGCTCGCGAACCCGACCATGGAGCACTTCAAGCTCTCGGTGGCGACGCTCACCGGCGGCTCCGGCGCCGTCGGCGTGGTGCTCACCGACGGGACCTTCGGCAAGACAGGTCCCAAGCTCCTCGGCGGCACGGTGCAGGCCGCGCCCCAGCACTGGGACCTGTGCCAGTGGGACCGCGACTTCATGCGGACCGACGCGCCCGCCGTGCTCAAGAACGGCATGGAGCTGGCCAAGCTCACCTGGCAGAGCTTTGCGAAGGTCATGGGCTGGACCAGCGCCACGATGGATAAGACCATCACCCATCAGGTCGGCGGCCCGCAGACGACCGCGCTGCTCACCGCATGCGGCGTCGGCGCGGATAAGGACTTCCCGACCTACGAGTTCCTCGGCAACATCGGCACGGTCAGCCTGCCCCTGACGGCCGCCTTGGCCGACGAGAGGGGCTTTCTCAACAAGGGCGACCGCGTCGGGTTCATCGGCATCGGCTCGGGGCTCAACTGCATGATGCTGGGGCTCGAGTGGTAA
- a CDS encoding barstar family protein has translation MTIEAIFQDSKPPYVVALPAIAATELRKNAMARKWRSWEIDLSRCTDIASIYRTFALAIDSPIKDSKNWNALSDILSDLGWAEAAGHLLLISGSKRFHQSRPEEHAELFDVLTSVGEHWHSWQNMRHPFKTVIFK, from the coding sequence ATGACGATTGAAGCCATCTTCCAAGATTCGAAGCCTCCGTATGTGGTCGCTTTGCCAGCGATCGCAGCAACGGAGTTGCGCAAGAACGCGATGGCCAGGAAGTGGCGTTCCTGGGAGATAGATTTGAGCCGCTGTACGGATATCGCGTCCATCTATCGCACCTTCGCCCTGGCGATAGATTCCCCGATCAAGGACAGCAAGAATTGGAACGCTTTGAGCGACATTCTGTCGGACCTTGGCTGGGCGGAGGCTGCGGGGCATCTGCTTCTCATCTCCGGCTCAAAGCGCTTTCATCAATCTCGCCCCGAGGAACACGCCGAGCTGTTCGACGTTTTGACGTCGGTTGGCGAGCATTGGCATTCGTGGCAAAACATGAGACATCCCTTCAAGACTGTCATTTTCAAATGA
- a CDS encoding NAD-dependent epimerase/dehydratase family protein, which produces MRALVTGGGGFLGAALARKLRERGDEVRVFGRGSYADLEAVGIDCSKGDVTDYAAVKAACDDRDVVFHVAAKVGLWGPYGEFYAVNVEGTKNVLRACQEQGIRKLVFTGSPSVVFHGGDVSGVGESAPYPEKFDSFYSQTKALSEQMVLAADHDRLSTVSLRPHLIWGPGDRSILPRVIARHRAGRLFRIGDDNKLVDTIFVDDAVEAHVLAAIQLSPLSEIAGKAYFLSGGDPRPIWEFMELMLAAAGLGPVKRRIPKPLAYAAASACEGTWRALGLRSEPPLTKFLVDTLTTSHWFDISAAKRELGWRPKVKIEDGMARLAHWIRATQRNI; this is translated from the coding sequence GTGAGGGCGCTCGTCACCGGCGGCGGCGGTTTCCTGGGGGCGGCGCTGGCGCGCAAGCTGAGGGAGCGCGGCGACGAGGTGCGCGTGTTCGGCCGCGGCTCCTACGCCGACCTCGAGGCGGTGGGCATCGACTGCTCGAAGGGCGACGTCACCGATTACGCGGCCGTGAAGGCCGCCTGCGACGACCGCGACGTGGTGTTCCACGTCGCCGCGAAGGTCGGCTTGTGGGGCCCGTATGGGGAATTCTACGCGGTGAACGTGGAGGGGACGAAGAACGTCCTGCGCGCCTGCCAGGAGCAGGGCATCCGCAAGCTGGTGTTCACCGGCTCGCCGAGCGTCGTGTTCCACGGCGGGGACGTGTCCGGGGTCGGCGAGAGCGCGCCTTACCCGGAGAAGTTCGACTCCTTCTACTCGCAGACCAAGGCCCTGTCCGAGCAGATGGTGCTCGCCGCCGACCACGACCGGCTCTCCACCGTGTCCCTGCGCCCGCATCTCATCTGGGGCCCGGGGGACAGGAGTATACTGCCCCGCGTGATCGCCCGGCACAGGGCGGGGCGGCTGTTCCGCATCGGCGACGACAACAAGCTCGTGGACACGATCTTCGTGGACGACGCGGTGGAGGCGCACGTGCTGGCCGCGATCCAGCTCTCGCCGCTGTCCGAGATCGCGGGGAAGGCCTACTTCCTGTCGGGAGGGGATCCCCGCCCGATCTGGGAGTTCATGGAGCTCATGCTGGCGGCGGCGGGCCTGGGCCCGGTCAAGAGGCGCATCCCCAAGCCCCTCGCCTACGCCGCGGCGAGCGCTTGCGAGGGGACCTGGCGCGCCCTGGGGCTGCGCTCCGAGCCGCCGCTCACCAAGTTCCTGGTGGATACCCTGACCACCTCCCACTGGTTCGACATCTCGGCCGCCAAACGCGAGTTGGGCTGGCGCCCGAAGGTGAAGATCGAGGACGGGATGGCCCGCCTGGCGCACTGGATCAGGGCCACGCAAAGAAATATTTAA
- a CDS encoding trypsin-like peptidase domain-containing protein, giving the protein MAPVDILLTREIPQDEAALATTGPEKGERLAKLQSDLALVAEGLEGFASEEDAKPSLKRLREAVDSPDQFKDRASALDAAYRALAVVDYTWAKRLPEAPCSPESSRARLLKSDSLSSWLASLLGPGAGGTDTAAKLDEASAIVPASAREYALLRAKINRLTRALGSEKAVGSIRAALYCRRAGAYEALSGANRAAPAGLVAASRAVSADDASGVYLLARKDSDGLEILGAATAVEDSLVTDGRLADGEGLVILRRGKKGLIPVRIARRDGSGLALLRADVPVKGFVLAEGSPAKDDLIEAVGHPERTGAWTRVRGLVTSADSSSFQTDAAIDVGMTGGAALTEDGRLAGVFVLRSARSEGKSFDWPVAVSAPALKAWLAGGELAAPSAPIELSESGTASIQTASRLLLDRRAPGAQATEASHLYFYDGNTRAVCKANCDDAAPSSGSSYSSNGGAELGAALGKAMAPMVEALIFRGIPALFRGIGSLFKSNPSAAPKGNTVAEKKREESKPAPKPKPKPKPELKVRLAAAQDQDGQYVFTATITSADPEQLPLGGHETTFTVNGTTTAITRTNAAGVAILYVDNPPPSIAAHKGLDEESAKHPWLTETGRTFGDNVCYAALGATVLTLEVTVVVVATAAGGPAGPATATLCVQANPAIIAGALALCALAKETETAANKPPIKQPAPAAPPIVKTERDRVEAASDKHHDSLDAEAREQAISEGQSTPRDPNDPGDDENELDQIEKTLRSDLKKPSAEDSELKKVINDLFQPTDRYPGGTAGALRREAMTKVQTGNRWHAQKAQDNINRLNRLLRTRKMSDVDRMTAEAIKADLQHSVEAWARSKIP; this is encoded by the coding sequence TTGGCGCCGGTCGACATTCTCCTGACGCGCGAGATCCCTCAGGACGAGGCCGCCCTCGCGACCACGGGCCCCGAAAAAGGCGAGCGTCTGGCCAAGCTCCAATCCGATCTCGCCCTCGTCGCCGAGGGGCTGGAGGGCTTCGCCAGCGAGGAAGACGCAAAGCCCTCTCTAAAGCGTCTGCGCGAGGCCGTCGATTCGCCGGACCAATTCAAGGACCGGGCTTCCGCTCTCGACGCGGCATATCGCGCGCTCGCCGTCGTGGACTACACCTGGGCGAAGCGCTTGCCCGAGGCTCCCTGCTCTCCTGAGTCCTCGCGCGCGCGGCTGCTTAAATCGGATTCCCTGTCGTCATGGCTGGCGTCCTTGCTCGGCCCCGGGGCTGGTGGCACCGACACGGCCGCGAAGCTCGATGAGGCGTCGGCAATCGTCCCTGCCTCCGCCCGCGAGTACGCGCTTCTGCGCGCGAAGATCAACCGCCTGACTCGGGCGCTCGGATCGGAAAAAGCGGTGGGAAGCATCCGCGCGGCTTTGTATTGCCGTCGCGCCGGCGCTTACGAGGCCTTGTCGGGCGCCAATCGTGCCGCTCCGGCCGGGCTCGTCGCCGCCTCCCGCGCCGTCTCGGCCGATGACGCTTCCGGGGTCTACCTCCTGGCTCGCAAGGACTCGGACGGGCTGGAAATACTCGGCGCGGCGACGGCGGTCGAGGATTCTCTCGTGACCGACGGCCGCCTCGCCGACGGCGAGGGCCTCGTCATCCTTCGCCGCGGAAAAAAAGGACTCATTCCCGTCCGGATCGCGCGGCGTGATGGATCGGGGTTGGCCCTGCTTCGTGCCGATGTGCCGGTCAAAGGCTTCGTTTTGGCGGAAGGCTCCCCAGCCAAAGACGACTTGATCGAAGCGGTCGGTCATCCTGAACGTACGGGCGCTTGGACGCGGGTGCGCGGGTTGGTGACTTCGGCGGATTCGTCGTCGTTCCAGACGGACGCCGCCATCGACGTGGGTATGACCGGCGGCGCGGCGTTGACCGAGGATGGCCGCCTGGCCGGCGTATTCGTCCTTCGCTCGGCGCGTTCGGAGGGGAAATCCTTCGACTGGCCTGTCGCCGTATCGGCCCCGGCGCTGAAGGCCTGGCTCGCCGGCGGCGAACTGGCGGCCCCGTCAGCTCCCATCGAACTTTCGGAATCGGGCACTGCGTCGATTCAGACGGCCTCCCGACTCCTGCTCGACAGGCGGGCACCCGGCGCGCAGGCGACGGAGGCCAGCCATCTTTATTTCTACGACGGTAATACTCGCGCCGTCTGCAAGGCTAACTGCGATGACGCTGCGCCTTCTTCTGGTTCAAGTTACAGCTCTAATGGGGGCGCCGAGCTCGGCGCGGCATTGGGGAAGGCGATGGCCCCGATGGTCGAAGCGCTGATTTTCCGAGGCATCCCGGCGCTGTTCCGGGGGATCGGGTCGTTGTTCAAGTCGAATCCGTCGGCAGCTCCCAAGGGGAATACCGTCGCCGAGAAGAAGAGGGAAGAGTCGAAGCCGGCGCCCAAACCCAAACCCAAGCCGAAGCCGGAACTCAAAGTCCGGCTCGCGGCTGCGCAGGATCAAGACGGCCAGTATGTTTTCACCGCGACGATCACGAGCGCCGACCCCGAGCAACTCCCGCTCGGCGGTCATGAAACGACCTTTACGGTGAACGGGACGACCACGGCAATCACTAGGACGAATGCGGCCGGAGTAGCGATCCTTTATGTCGATAATCCACCGCCGTCGATCGCCGCGCACAAGGGCCTAGACGAGGAGAGCGCCAAGCACCCGTGGTTGACCGAAACCGGCCGCACCTTCGGCGACAATGTCTGCTATGCCGCGTTGGGCGCGACGGTCCTGACGTTGGAGGTGACCGTCGTCGTGGTCGCCACCGCGGCCGGCGGTCCGGCCGGCCCCGCGACGGCGACGTTGTGCGTGCAGGCGAATCCCGCGATCATCGCGGGGGCGTTAGCGCTCTGCGCGTTGGCGAAAGAGACGGAGACGGCGGCGAACAAGCCGCCCATCAAGCAACCCGCTCCGGCTGCTCCTCCGATCGTGAAAACGGAGCGCGACAGGGTGGAAGCGGCGTCAGACAAACACCACGATAGCTTGGATGCTGAGGCTCGCGAACAGGCCATCTCCGAGGGGCAGTCGACTCCAAGAGATCCGAATGATCCTGGGGATGACGAGAATGAACTCGACCAAATCGAGAAAACCCTCCGCAGTGATTTGAAGAAGCCGTCAGCGGAAGATTCGGAATTGAAAAAGGTCATCAACGATCTTTTTCAGCCGACGGACAGATATCCTGGTGGAACGGCCGGGGCGTTGCGGCGTGAGGCCATGACGAAGGTTCAGACGGGGAATCGTTGGCATGCGCAGAAGGCGCAGGATAACATCAATCGCTTGAATCGACTCTTGAGGACTCGCAAGATGTCGGATGTCGATCGCATGACGGCGGAAGCGATTAAGGCCGATCTCCAGCACTCGGTGGAGGCCTGGGCACGGTCGAAAATCCCATGA
- a CDS encoding alpha/beta fold hydrolase, with product MNTWKPLYPFTGRRLDLGGYAMHYLDEGKGETVLMVHGNPTWSFYFREVVKALSPDFRCIVPDHIGMGLSDRPGDERYKYTLKSRVDDLDKLMETVAPIGPVTLIVHDWGGMIGMSWAVRHPERIKAIVALNTSCFRLPAEKAFPKGLEIMRGALTGIPLRASGFVRRVVLRSCTAKVTLSPEVMDGYHEPYDGWAASRAVHRFVQDIPLKPGDDAWDAVVDTESRLGLFKDTPMLLPWGLKDWVFDEAFLNGWIQRFPKATVKRFPDSGHFLLEDDGPTAVMLIKDFVAKPVTA from the coding sequence ATGAACACCTGGAAACCCCTCTACCCCTTCACCGGCCGCCGCCTCGACCTCGGCGGCTACGCCATGCACTACCTCGACGAGGGCAAGGGCGAGACCGTGCTGATGGTCCACGGCAACCCCACCTGGTCGTTCTACTTCCGAGAGGTCGTCAAAGCCCTCTCTCCCGATTTCCGCTGCATCGTGCCCGACCATATCGGCATGGGCTTATCGGATCGCCCCGGCGATGAGCGCTATAAGTATACGCTCAAGAGTCGGGTCGACGACCTCGACAAGCTCATGGAGACCGTCGCCCCGATCGGCCCCGTCACCCTCATCGTTCACGACTGGGGCGGCATGATCGGCATGTCCTGGGCGGTGCGCCATCCGGAGCGGATCAAGGCGATCGTCGCGCTCAACACCTCCTGCTTCCGCCTGCCGGCGGAGAAGGCGTTCCCGAAGGGACTGGAGATCATGCGGGGGGCCCTGACCGGGATCCCCCTGCGGGCGTCCGGCTTCGTGCGCCGCGTCGTCCTGCGTTCCTGCACGGCCAAGGTCACGCTCTCGCCCGAGGTGATGGACGGCTACCATGAGCCCTACGACGGCTGGGCGGCGAGCCGCGCCGTGCACCGCTTCGTGCAGGACATCCCGCTGAAGCCCGGCGACGACGCCTGGGACGCGGTCGTGGACACGGAGAGCCGATTGGGCCTGTTCAAGGACACCCCGATGCTGCTCCCGTGGGGCCTGAAGGATTGGGTGTTCGATGAGGCTTTCCTGAACGGCTGGATCCAGCGCTTCCCCAAGGCGACGGTGAAGCGCTTCCCCGACAGCGGACACTTCCTGCTCGAGGATGACGGCCCAACGGCCGTCATGCTGATAAAGGACTTCGTCGCCAAGCCCGTCACCGCATGA
- a CDS encoding membrane dipeptidase, with translation MLSSWPAFAAAAWLLAPAPAAASAIDLHLHLPMIEDQVKLEDLKAADMRLVVVPLYATPVLSQLRGGYARSLFRQIGQVERWAAKDPRVALVRTPDEGEAVLGSKEWRLGVILAVEGAGGADTPERLDRLWDRGVRMLTIAHFVDSRWGGAAAGRYWPFPTCVPGGKDAVRRNPKGLSKDGERLVDYAVKKGLMLDLTHASDRTALDLAARHPKLPILFTHQAARELTPCERTIPPELLREVKRSGGLVGLALAANYAGPDRASLSRHAAVLAREAGPEAVALGSDFNGVIGLIDGVPGPVAYGLVLKELAAAGIPADGGAEAFVRFWRRTLAAGAP, from the coding sequence ATGCTCAGCTCCTGGCCGGCCTTCGCGGCCGCGGCGTGGCTCCTCGCTCCGGCTCCCGCCGCGGCCTCCGCGATCGACCTGCACCTGCATCTTCCCATGATCGAGGACCAGGTCAAGCTCGAGGACCTGAAGGCGGCCGACATGCGCCTCGTCGTGGTCCCGCTGTACGCGACGCCGGTCCTGTCCCAGCTCCGCGGCGGCTACGCCCGGTCTCTGTTCCGCCAGATCGGCCAGGTCGAGCGCTGGGCGGCCAAGGATCCGCGCGTCGCCCTTGTGCGGACGCCCGACGAGGGCGAGGCCGTGCTCGGGTCCAAGGAGTGGCGTCTCGGCGTGATCCTTGCCGTCGAAGGGGCGGGCGGGGCCGACACGCCGGAGCGCCTCGACCGGCTGTGGGACCGGGGCGTGCGCATGCTCACCATCGCGCACTTCGTCGACTCGCGCTGGGGCGGGGCCGCCGCGGGGCGGTACTGGCCGTTCCCGACTTGCGTGCCCGGCGGCAAGGACGCCGTTCGGCGGAACCCGAAGGGGCTTTCGAAGGACGGGGAAAGGCTCGTCGACTACGCCGTGAAGAAGGGCCTCATGCTCGACCTGACCCACGCGAGCGACCGGACCGCGCTCGACCTGGCCGCGCGCCATCCGAAGCTGCCGATCCTGTTCACCCACCAGGCGGCGCGCGAGCTCACGCCGTGCGAACGGACGATCCCGCCCGAGCTCCTGCGCGAGGTGAAGCGCAGCGGCGGGCTGGTCGGCCTCGCGCTCGCCGCCAACTACGCGGGACCGGACCGAGCCTCGCTGTCGAGGCACGCGGCGGTCCTGGCGCGCGAGGCGGGGCCGGAGGCGGTGGCGCTCGGCTCCGACTTCAACGGCGTGATCGGCCTGATCGACGGAGTCCCGGGCCCCGTTGCCTACGGCCTCGTGCTAAAAGAACTGGCCGCCGCGGGCATCCCCGCGGACGGCGGGGCCGAGGCCTTCGTGAGGTTCTGGCGCCGGACGCTGGCCGCCGGCGCGCCTTAG
- a CDS encoding N-acetylmuramoyl-L-alanine amidase: MRRLLPILALVLASGALTGCNEENQAVSAKSGSGPATREKDPPRRRSSGKDLVAYAPATDFSGAAPEDAANGASAMFDGARMRDGVASAGYAPGGAAGGRTGKRLLYTAAASERITDLRGAVPPLPDDYDYSRSGATPGSAKDAGLTLLGFASFQLEQKFPTVAPIMSRLGWRAAPRRGSNSAHAPYRVTVHHTQGKQAMNEVETAQAVKNIQHYHMVGRAREGKESFDDIGYHFLVAGDGRVVEGRRAEYLGAHAGGANDGNIGVAMMGDFNKVKPTGAQIESLTRLVTYLSVKYRKDPNAKGFLEAHQHYTNTDCPGAHLMAMLDSLRRKIDKENEIIVSGGVAGTDFTPLAVVGS; the protein is encoded by the coding sequence ATGAGACGCCTACTTCCGATCCTCGCCCTCGTCCTCGCCTCCGGCGCGTTGACCGGCTGCAATGAGGAGAATCAGGCCGTGTCCGCGAAATCAGGCTCCGGCCCGGCGACCCGCGAGAAAGACCCGCCGCGCCGCCGCAGCTCGGGCAAGGACCTTGTCGCCTACGCCCCGGCGACCGATTTCAGCGGCGCCGCCCCGGAGGACGCCGCCAACGGCGCCAGCGCCATGTTCGACGGCGCGCGCATGCGGGACGGAGTGGCCTCGGCCGGCTACGCTCCCGGCGGCGCCGCGGGCGGCCGCACGGGCAAGCGCCTCCTTTATACGGCGGCCGCGAGCGAGCGCATCACCGACCTGCGCGGCGCCGTGCCGCCCCTGCCGGACGACTACGACTACTCCCGCAGCGGGGCGACCCCGGGCTCCGCCAAGGACGCGGGCCTGACCTTGCTCGGTTTCGCCTCGTTCCAGCTCGAGCAGAAGTTCCCGACCGTGGCCCCGATCATGAGCCGCCTCGGCTGGCGAGCCGCGCCCCGGCGCGGCTCGAACTCCGCGCACGCGCCGTACCGCGTGACGGTCCACCACACGCAGGGCAAGCAGGCGATGAACGAGGTCGAGACCGCGCAGGCCGTGAAGAACATCCAGCACTATCACATGGTCGGCCGGGCGCGGGAAGGCAAGGAGAGCTTCGATGACATCGGCTACCACTTCCTCGTCGCCGGCGACGGGCGCGTGGTCGAGGGACGCCGCGCGGAATACCTCGGCGCGCACGCCGGCGGGGCCAACGACGGCAACATCGGCGTCGCCATGATGGGCGACTTCAACAAGGTCAAGCCCACCGGCGCCCAGATCGAGAGCCTCACCCGCCTCGTGACCTATCTCTCGGTCAAATATAGGAAGGACCCGAACGCCAAGGGCTTCCTCGAGGCCCATCAGCACTACACCAACACCGACTGCCCCGGCGCCCACCTGATGGCGATGCTCGACTCCCTGCGCCGCAAGATCGACAAGGAGAACGAGATCATCGTGAGCGGCGGCGTCGCCGGTACCGACTTCACGCCGCTGGCCGTCGTCGGCTCGTGA